Proteins from a genomic interval of Quercus lobata isolate SW786 chromosome 11, ValleyOak3.0 Primary Assembly, whole genome shotgun sequence:
- the LOC115967177 gene encoding protein HIGH CHLOROPHYLL FLUORESCENCE PHENOTYPE 244, chloroplastic-like: MKLALELKWVFATIEVPWFRQGKTFYGRYFGHKPTIRPNAKKLYQLFMNRNNMTWEEFASKVRTFQIGFMGEPNEVKPGRGEFHENPVLCICEKSGKKAKVVLILQNETHNRNTSGEEDNTIKIMADLSKPETIPATLVGIHTIIDCATGRPEEPIRKVDWEGKVALKQCAKAMGIQKYIFFFIHNCDKHPEVPLMDCTEKFLQDSGLNHIIIRLCGFMQGLIGQYAVSILEENSVWGTDAATRIAYMDTQDIARLTFIALRNEEINGKLLTFAGPRAWTTQEVITLCERLARQDANVTIVPVSVLRLTGQVTRFFEWTNDVADRLTFAEVLTSDIVFSVPMNETYKLLGVDVKDVVTLEKYLQDYFTNILKKLKDLKAQSKQTDIYF; this comes from the exons ATGAAATTGGCTTTAGAATTGAAGTGGgtttttgcaacaattgaaGTGCCATGGTTTCGCCAGGGGAAGACGTTCTATGG AAGATACTTTGGGCACAAACCAACAATCCGTCCAAATGCTAAAAAGCTGTACCAGTTGTTCATGAACCGAAATAACATGACATGGGAAGAGTTTGCCTCCAAAGTTCGAACTTTTCAGATTGGCTTCATGGGAGAGCCAAATGAGGTGAAGCCTGGCAGGGGTGAGTTTCATGAGAACCCTGTATTGTGCATATGTGAGAAGTCCGGGAAAAAGGCCAAGGTGGTGTTGATTCTCCAAAATGAAACTCATAATCGCAATACAAGTGGTGAGGAGGATAACACAATAAAGATAATG GCAGACCTTAGCAAACCAGAGACCATACCTGCAACATTGGTTGGTATTCATACAATAATTGATTGTGCCACAGGACGACCAGAAGAGCCCATTCGGAAG GTAGACTGGGAAGGAAAAGTTGCTCTTAAACAATGTGCAAAAGCAATGGGAATCCAGaagtatattttctttttcatccacAACTGTGACAAGCATCCTGAAGTTCCACTAATGGACTGCACTGAGAAGTTTCTTCAGGACTCAGGCCTAAATCACATCATAATCCGGTTATGTGGTTTCATGCAA GGCCTCATTGGGCAGTATGCGGTGTCTATACTAGAGGAGAATTCTGTATGGGGAACGGATGCTGCAACAAGAATTGCTTACATGGACACCCAG GATATAGCTCGCTTGACATTTATAGCTTTACGCAATGAGGAAATTAATGGGAAGCTTCTCACATTTGCTGGTCCTCGTGCATGGACAACCCAAGAG GTGATAACACTGTGCGAGAGGCTTGCAAGGCAAGATGCAAATGTTACTATTGTCCCAGTGTCTGTGTTGAGATTGACTGGCCAGGTGACTCGGTTTTTTGAGTGGACAAATGATGTTGCTGACAGATTGACATTTGCAGAG GTGCTTACAAGTGACATTGTTTTCTCTGTTCCAATGAATGAGACATATAAACTTCTTGGTGTGGATGTGAAAGATGTAGTTACCCTAGAGAAATATTTGCAAGATTATTTCACAAACATATTGAAGAAATTGAAAGATCTCAAAGCACAGTCAAAGCAAACTGACATCTACTTCTGA